One Sinorhizobium sp. BG8 DNA window includes the following coding sequences:
- a CDS encoding ABC-F family ATP-binding cassette domain-containing protein: MLHSITLSDLSWSTPDGHTLFSNINLRFGLERGGLVGRNGVGKTTLLKLIAGELLPSSGAVTVSGSIHVLRQSVQVMPDKTVADLFGVRAGLDVLARAQEGTATLEELGDVDWLLEENVAGALARVGLDTPLSTPLAQLSGGQRTRVALAAQIHAAPDFLILDEPTNNLDRDGRAAVADFLATWRSGAIVVSHDRELLETMDAIVEMTSLGATRYGGSWSHYRERKAVELASAQHDLVDAEKRLSEVKRKAQEAVERKARRDGAGAKKAARGDMPRIVAGGLKMRAEQTSGASSNLASRLKSEAMDDLRMAREHIEILQPLAVSLPATGLPATKTVLKLQNLTAGYSAEQPVLRDLSLEITGPQRLAVTGPNGSGKTTLLSVITGALLPFAGAVHIGVRLAFLDQQVSLLDANLSIRDNFLRLNPQAGENACRAALARFMFRADAALQPVATLSGGQMLRAGLACTLGGPQPPQLLILDEPTNHLDVDSIMAVEEGLRAYDGALMVVSHDEAFLTSIGIDRRLELGGF; the protein is encoded by the coding sequence ATGCTGCATTCCATTACTCTTTCGGACCTCTCGTGGTCGACGCCTGACGGTCATACACTTTTTTCCAACATCAACCTTCGCTTCGGTCTTGAACGCGGTGGACTGGTCGGTCGCAACGGTGTCGGCAAGACGACGCTTCTGAAGCTGATCGCCGGCGAATTGCTGCCTTCCTCGGGCGCTGTTACCGTGTCCGGCAGCATCCATGTTCTACGCCAGAGCGTGCAGGTGATGCCTGACAAGACTGTTGCCGATCTCTTTGGTGTGCGCGCTGGGCTCGACGTGCTTGCGCGTGCGCAGGAAGGAACGGCGACGCTGGAAGAACTGGGCGACGTCGACTGGTTGCTGGAGGAGAACGTTGCAGGGGCGCTGGCAAGGGTCGGCCTAGATACGCCGCTCTCCACCCCGCTTGCGCAACTTTCCGGTGGCCAGCGCACAAGGGTGGCGCTCGCCGCTCAAATTCATGCCGCTCCTGACTTTCTGATTCTCGACGAACCGACGAACAATCTCGACCGTGACGGGCGTGCGGCGGTTGCCGATTTTCTGGCGACTTGGCGCAGCGGTGCAATCGTCGTCAGTCATGATCGGGAACTTCTCGAAACCATGGATGCGATCGTCGAGATGACCTCGCTGGGTGCGACCCGCTATGGTGGCAGCTGGAGCCACTACCGCGAGCGAAAAGCGGTGGAACTGGCCTCTGCTCAACACGATCTGGTCGATGCTGAAAAGCGGTTGTCGGAGGTCAAGCGCAAGGCGCAGGAGGCGGTGGAGCGCAAGGCGCGTCGCGATGGCGCTGGTGCAAAGAAGGCCGCGCGTGGCGACATGCCGCGCATCGTTGCCGGCGGGTTGAAGATGCGCGCCGAACAGACGAGCGGAGCCAGTTCCAATCTCGCCAGCCGATTGAAAAGCGAGGCGATGGATGACCTGAGGATGGCGCGCGAGCATATCGAAATCCTGCAGCCGCTTGCCGTTTCGCTGCCGGCCACCGGATTGCCTGCAACGAAGACCGTGCTGAAGCTGCAGAACCTGACTGCGGGGTATTCCGCCGAGCAACCTGTGCTTCGTGATCTTTCTCTGGAGATCACAGGTCCACAACGCCTTGCTGTTACAGGCCCGAACGGATCGGGGAAAACGACGCTGCTGTCAGTGATCACAGGCGCTCTCTTGCCCTTTGCTGGGGCGGTTCATATCGGGGTCCGGTTGGCATTCCTCGATCAGCAGGTCAGCCTGCTCGACGCAAACCTGTCGATCCGGGACAACTTCCTTCGTCTCAACCCGCAGGCAGGGGAAAATGCCTGCAGGGCGGCGCTCGCCCGGTTCATGTTCCGCGCCGATGCTGCTTTGCAGCCGGTAGCAACGCTCTCGGGCGGACAGATGCTGAGGGCCGGTCTCGCCTGCACTCTGGGAGGTCCGCAACCGCCGCAATTGCTGATCCTCGATGAACCGACCAATCACCTCGATGTCGATTCCATCATGGCGGTGGAGGAAGGGCTCCGAGCGTATGATGGTGCTTTGATGGTCGTCAGCCATGACGAGGCGTTTCTCACCAGCATCGGTATCGATCGGCGGCTCGAGCTTGGCGGTTTCTGA
- a CDS encoding SDR family oxidoreductase, with amino-acid sequence MTYPLFDLSGKRVLVTGSSQGIGLALAKGLAEHGASLVLNGRDPEKLAAAARDLGNSGHQAVTADFDVTDAKAVEQGVDKIENEVGPIDVLINNAGMQFRTPLEDFPADRWQALLSTNVSSVFYVGQAVARHMIKRGAGKIINIASVQSELARPGIAPYTATKGAVKNLTRGMCADWAKYGLQVNAIAPGYFKTPLNQALVDNAEFSAWLEKRTPAARWGNVDELVGAAVFLSSKASSFVNGHTLYVDGGITTCL; translated from the coding sequence ATGACCTATCCGCTCTTCGATCTTTCCGGAAAGAGGGTCCTTGTAACGGGGTCCTCTCAGGGCATCGGGCTGGCATTGGCGAAGGGGCTCGCGGAGCACGGTGCGAGCCTTGTCTTGAATGGCCGAGATCCGGAAAAGCTGGCTGCGGCCGCGAGAGATCTCGGTAATTCGGGGCATCAGGCTGTCACTGCCGATTTTGATGTCACCGACGCCAAGGCGGTCGAACAAGGTGTAGACAAGATCGAGAACGAGGTCGGCCCGATCGACGTTCTGATCAACAATGCGGGCATGCAGTTTCGTACGCCTCTCGAGGACTTTCCGGCAGACCGCTGGCAGGCGCTTCTCTCAACGAACGTCTCGAGTGTGTTTTATGTAGGTCAGGCCGTTGCCCGCCACATGATCAAGCGCGGCGCCGGCAAGATCATCAACATTGCTTCCGTCCAGAGCGAACTTGCTCGTCCCGGAATTGCTCCCTACACGGCCACAAAGGGTGCCGTGAAGAACCTGACGCGCGGCATGTGTGCCGACTGGGCCAAGTATGGACTCCAGGTCAATGCCATTGCGCCGGGATACTTCAAGACACCGCTCAATCAAGCGCTCGTCGACAACGCCGAGTTTTCCGCCTGGCTTGAAAAGCGCACGCCGGCCGCCCGTTGGGGCAATGTCGACGAACTCGTCGGTGCTGCTGTCTTCCTTTCCAGCAAGGCCTCCTCCTTTGTGAACGGACACACGCTTTATGTCGACGGCGGCATCACAACCTGTCTCTAG
- a CDS encoding amino acid ABC transporter ATP-binding protein: MSDTFPAVDIVNVQKWYGDFHVLRDVNLKVMRGERIVIAGPSGSGKSTMIRCINRLEEHQKGQIIVDGIELTNDLKKIDEVRREVGMVFQHFNLFPHLTILENCTLAPIWVRKMPKKEAEEVAMHYLKRVKIPEQAHKYPGQLSGGQQQRVAIARSLCMKPKIMLFDEPTSALDPEMVKEVLDTMVGLAEEGMTMLCVTHEMGFARQVANRVIFMDQGQIVEQNDPASFFDNPQHERTRLFLSQILH; encoded by the coding sequence ATGTCAGACACGTTCCCCGCAGTCGATATTGTAAACGTTCAGAAGTGGTACGGCGATTTCCACGTGCTGCGCGACGTCAACCTGAAAGTGATGCGCGGCGAACGGATCGTCATCGCCGGTCCCTCGGGATCCGGCAAGTCGACGATGATCCGCTGCATCAACCGGCTCGAGGAACACCAGAAGGGCCAGATCATCGTCGACGGCATCGAGCTCACCAACGATCTGAAAAAGATCGACGAGGTTCGCCGCGAGGTCGGCATGGTGTTTCAGCATTTCAACCTGTTCCCTCATCTGACCATCTTGGAGAACTGCACGCTCGCACCGATCTGGGTGCGCAAGATGCCGAAGAAGGAAGCGGAAGAAGTGGCGATGCACTATCTGAAGCGCGTCAAGATCCCGGAGCAGGCACACAAGTACCCGGGCCAGCTCTCGGGCGGCCAGCAGCAGCGCGTGGCGATTGCCCGCTCGCTTTGCATGAAGCCGAAGATCATGCTCTTCGACGAACCCACCTCGGCGCTCGACCCGGAAATGGTCAAGGAAGTGCTCGACACCATGGTCGGCCTTGCCGAAGAAGGCATGACCATGCTCTGCGTCACCCATGAAATGGGCTTTGCGCGTCAGGTCGCAAACCGCGTCATCTTCATGGACCAGGGGCAGATCGTCGAACAGAACGATCCCGCGAGCTTCTTCGACAATCCGCAGCACGAGCGCACGCGCCTGTTCCTCAGCCAGATCCTTCACTAG
- a CDS encoding alpha/beta hydrolase, with amino-acid sequence MQRPISTFAIAFAASLAAVATHAAEVKNIVIVHGALADSSGWKKATEILEKRGFNVTIVQQPITSLADDIAATNRVLAMQDGATLLVGHSYGGVVITEAGHNDKVAGLVYVAAFQPDRGESLLTLASSKPSSGMNIRETPDGEYLYLDPAAFAKDFAADLPQDETAFMAKAQVFASKQSFSAKVGDPAWKEKKSWSIVATEDRSINPDLERDMARRAGSQITEIAASHAVFISQPEKVADVIEAAARQSAN; translated from the coding sequence ATGCAGCGTCCTATTTCCACTTTTGCCATCGCATTTGCAGCAAGCCTCGCCGCCGTTGCAACACACGCCGCCGAGGTCAAGAACATCGTTATCGTCCATGGCGCGCTTGCGGATAGTTCCGGTTGGAAGAAGGCGACCGAAATCCTCGAAAAGCGCGGGTTCAACGTCACGATCGTGCAGCAACCGATAACATCGCTCGCCGACGACATCGCCGCGACCAACAGGGTACTTGCCATGCAGGACGGCGCGACACTGCTCGTCGGCCATAGCTATGGCGGCGTCGTGATCACTGAAGCGGGTCACAACGACAAGGTCGCGGGCCTCGTCTATGTCGCGGCCTTCCAGCCGGACAGGGGCGAGAGCCTGCTGACACTGGCAAGCTCGAAGCCATCCTCCGGAATGAACATTCGGGAGACGCCGGACGGTGAATATCTCTACCTGGACCCGGCGGCCTTCGCGAAGGACTTTGCCGCAGACCTGCCGCAGGACGAGACTGCTTTCATGGCGAAGGCACAAGTCTTTGCCTCCAAGCAATCATTCTCGGCCAAGGTCGGCGATCCCGCATGGAAGGAAAAGAAGAGCTGGTCGATCGTCGCTACTGAAGACCGCTCGATCAATCCCGACCTCGAGCGCGACATGGCCAGGCGCGCCGGCAGTCAGATAACCGAGATTGCCGCAAGCCATGCCGTCTTCATTTCCCAGCCCGAAAAGGTTGCCGATGTCATCGAAGCTGCCGCACGGCAGTCGGCAAACTAG
- a CDS encoding amino acid ABC transporter permease yields MLEILHEYGLMLLVGEYPHGKLGGLALTLIISFVSLFATFPCSVLVALARTGNVVWLQKLAAGFVHSVRAIPLLMLIFWAYFALPMLIGFPIDATVTLVAAIVIYQTAYLGEIVAAGIKGLPKGQVEAAKALGLGYIPTTFRVVLPQALFNVIPGIINQLTTIIKESSLGSIIAVSELSYVMLQVNSNEVTKPLQIFGILAATYFILCFCLSQSTNWLERRIARRRTGRVVVEALA; encoded by the coding sequence ATGTTGGAAATTCTCCACGAATACGGATTGATGCTGCTTGTCGGCGAGTATCCGCACGGCAAGCTCGGTGGACTTGCGCTTACCCTCATCATCTCGTTTGTCAGCCTCTTCGCGACATTCCCGTGCAGTGTTCTTGTCGCGCTGGCGCGAACAGGCAACGTGGTTTGGCTTCAAAAGCTCGCTGCAGGGTTCGTTCATTCCGTGCGGGCGATACCGCTGTTGATGCTGATCTTTTGGGCTTACTTCGCGCTGCCGATGTTGATCGGCTTTCCGATCGACGCGACGGTAACGCTCGTGGCGGCCATCGTGATCTATCAGACCGCTTATCTCGGCGAGATCGTGGCCGCCGGGATTAAGGGCCTGCCGAAAGGGCAGGTTGAAGCTGCAAAGGCATTGGGCCTTGGATACATTCCAACGACTTTCAGGGTCGTTTTGCCCCAAGCGCTCTTCAACGTGATCCCTGGCATCATCAATCAGTTGACGACGATCATCAAGGAAAGCTCTCTCGGCTCGATCATCGCGGTCTCGGAACTGTCCTATGTGATGCTGCAGGTCAACTCGAACGAAGTAACGAAGCCGCTGCAGATCTTTGGCATCCTCGCCGCAACCTACTTCATCCTGTGCTTCTGCCTTTCGCAGTCGACGAACTGGCTCGAACGCCGGATCGCCAGGAGACGGACGGGACGCGTCGTCGTGGAGGCCCTGGCATGA
- a CDS encoding 2-hydroxyacid dehydrogenase, whose translation MSKPEILLAGPYPQWDMVDLEDRYVVHKLYEAADRDAFVREVGGNIRAIATRGELGASAELMQSLPKLEVVSVYGVGTDAVNLTHAREHGIRVTNTPDVLTDDVADIALGLLVATARLMPQADVFVRSGQWGKTAMPLVTRVTGKRLGIVGMGRIGKAIASRAAAFNCDIRYFSRTPQPQVPHAHEPDLTALASWAEFLIVIVPGGDATKNIINGTVLEALGPEGILVNVSRGSTVDEEALITALQHRTIKAAGLDVFYNEPKIDPRFLELDNVVLQPHHGSGTVETRKAMGQLVRDNLAAHFSGKPLPTPVV comes from the coding sequence ATGTCCAAGCCCGAAATCCTGCTCGCTGGCCCCTATCCGCAATGGGATATGGTCGATCTTGAGGACCGGTATGTGGTCCACAAGCTGTACGAGGCCGCCGATCGCGACGCATTCGTCAGAGAGGTCGGCGGGAACATCCGCGCCATTGCCACGCGCGGTGAACTCGGCGCCTCCGCGGAGCTGATGCAGAGCCTTCCGAAGCTCGAAGTGGTTTCGGTGTATGGCGTCGGTACGGATGCGGTCAATCTGACGCATGCGCGGGAGCATGGGATTCGCGTTACCAATACGCCCGATGTCTTGACGGACGACGTCGCGGACATTGCGCTCGGACTGCTCGTGGCAACCGCGCGTCTCATGCCGCAAGCGGATGTCTTTGTGCGATCCGGGCAGTGGGGAAAGACTGCGATGCCGCTCGTCACCCGCGTCACCGGAAAGCGTCTCGGAATTGTTGGAATGGGGCGCATCGGCAAGGCGATCGCCAGTCGGGCTGCCGCGTTCAACTGCGACATTCGCTACTTCTCCCGCACCCCGCAGCCGCAGGTGCCCCACGCGCACGAACCTGATCTGACCGCTTTGGCCAGTTGGGCGGAGTTCCTCATCGTCATCGTTCCGGGCGGGGATGCGACGAAGAACATCATCAATGGGACAGTTCTTGAAGCACTGGGTCCCGAGGGCATCCTTGTCAACGTGTCACGCGGATCGACCGTCGACGAGGAAGCGCTGATCACAGCCCTCCAGCATCGTACCATCAAGGCCGCCGGTCTGGATGTATTCTACAACGAGCCGAAGATCGATCCACGGTTCCTGGAACTCGACAATGTCGTGCTCCAGCCGCATCACGGGTCGGGCACCGTCGAGACACGCAAGGCCATGGGCCAACTCGTGCGCGACAATCTGGCAGCGCATTTTTCCGGCAAACCCCTGCCGACGCCGGTCGTTTGA
- a CDS encoding amino acid ABC transporter ATP-binding protein, whose amino-acid sequence MIEFSNVSKWFGAIQVLRSISASVPKGSTVVLCGPSGSGKSTLARTVNRLEPIQEGKITIDGADIHAAGVDVNKLRTGIGFVFQQFNLFPHLTVLENVMLPLQRIRGQSRKDAAEAAMEMLARVGLADRAQSLPADISGGQSQRVAIARSLVLTPGVLVLDEPTSALDPEMVGEVLKLLRKLSEEGMTMMCVTHEMGFAREVSDKIWFLKKGELKFNGEPAAFFSEDAPSEVRSFLSAVNRSH is encoded by the coding sequence ATGATCGAGTTCAGCAACGTCTCGAAGTGGTTCGGCGCTATCCAGGTCTTGAGGTCGATATCGGCGAGCGTGCCGAAGGGTAGCACCGTAGTGCTCTGCGGGCCGTCCGGATCGGGCAAGTCGACGCTTGCGCGGACCGTCAATCGATTGGAGCCGATCCAGGAGGGCAAGATCACCATCGACGGCGCCGACATCCATGCCGCCGGCGTCGATGTCAACAAATTGCGGACAGGCATTGGTTTCGTCTTCCAGCAATTCAACCTTTTCCCGCATCTGACGGTCCTTGAAAACGTCATGCTGCCGCTGCAGCGTATTCGTGGGCAGTCCCGAAAGGATGCGGCCGAAGCCGCGATGGAAATGCTCGCACGTGTCGGACTTGCCGATCGGGCACAGTCGCTTCCAGCGGATATATCCGGCGGTCAGTCGCAGCGCGTCGCGATCGCGCGGTCGCTCGTGTTGACTCCCGGGGTTCTCGTTCTCGACGAGCCGACAAGCGCGCTTGATCCGGAGATGGTCGGTGAAGTTCTGAAGCTCCTCAGAAAACTGTCCGAGGAGGGGATGACGATGATGTGCGTCACCCATGAAATGGGGTTCGCTCGCGAGGTGTCGGATAAAATCTGGTTTTTGAAGAAAGGCGAACTCAAGTTCAACGGCGAGCCCGCCGCCTTCTTCTCCGAAGATGCGCCCTCCGAGGTTCGCTCGTTCCTGTCCGCCGTCAACCGTAGCCACTAG
- a CDS encoding L-idonate 5-dehydrogenase → MKAIVIHAAKDLRVEEREVEALLPGQVEVAIEVGGICGSDLHYYNHGGFGTVRVREPMILGHEVAGTIKALGEGVSTFAVGDRVAVSPSRPCNACEYCLRGAQNHCLNMRFYGSAMPMPHIQGAFRQRLVAEAWQCHKVGEGISINEAAMAEPFAVTLHAVNRAGPLLGKRVLVSGCGPIGALAIIAARAHGAREVVATDVMDAVLHKALEIGADRVINVANNPEELSAYSANKGYFDVQFEASGNERAVRSGLEVLRPRSTLVQLGLGGDVSIPQNMVVAKEIEMKGTFRFHEEFGLAVDLINQRRVDLKPLLTGTYPLEDAVSAFEAAGDRTKSMKVQLAF, encoded by the coding sequence ATGAAAGCGATCGTCATTCACGCAGCGAAGGATCTCCGCGTCGAAGAGCGCGAGGTCGAAGCACTTCTGCCCGGACAGGTAGAGGTCGCCATCGAGGTTGGCGGCATCTGCGGCTCCGACCTGCACTACTATAATCACGGCGGCTTCGGGACGGTACGTGTCCGCGAACCGATGATCCTCGGGCACGAGGTGGCAGGTACGATCAAGGCCTTGGGCGAGGGCGTTTCGACCTTTGCCGTTGGCGATCGGGTGGCGGTGTCGCCAAGCCGTCCATGCAATGCCTGTGAATACTGCTTGCGCGGGGCGCAGAACCACTGCCTGAACATGCGGTTCTACGGTTCCGCCATGCCCATGCCGCACATCCAGGGCGCCTTCCGCCAGCGGCTGGTCGCCGAAGCCTGGCAGTGCCACAAGGTTGGCGAAGGCATCTCGATCAATGAGGCAGCCATGGCCGAGCCCTTCGCCGTGACGCTTCACGCCGTCAATCGCGCGGGCCCCCTGCTCGGCAAGCGCGTTCTCGTCTCAGGCTGTGGCCCGATTGGAGCACTGGCGATCATCGCGGCGCGTGCGCACGGCGCGCGTGAAGTCGTCGCGACTGACGTGATGGACGCGGTCTTGCATAAAGCTCTGGAAATCGGCGCCGATCGCGTCATCAACGTTGCCAACAATCCGGAAGAACTTTCGGCCTACTCCGCGAACAAGGGATACTTCGACGTCCAGTTCGAGGCGTCGGGCAATGAGCGAGCAGTTCGTTCTGGCCTCGAGGTCCTTCGTCCGCGCTCTACGCTTGTCCAGCTCGGCCTGGGCGGTGATGTCTCGATTCCGCAAAACATGGTGGTTGCCAAGGAAATCGAGATGAAGGGAACGTTCCGGTTCCATGAAGAGTTCGGGCTTGCGGTCGATCTGATCAATCAGCGGCGAGTCGATCTGAAGCCATTGCTGACCGGCACCTATCCACTAGAGGACGCCGTGAGCGCCTTCGAAGCAGCCGGTGACCGCACGAAGTCGATGAAAGTCCAGCTCGCGTTCTGA
- a CDS encoding gluconokinase, whose amino-acid sequence MSTAASQPVSSSNLGPLVVMGVSGCGKSSVGKLLASQLGYRFIEGDSRHPEASVEKMRAGIALDDGDRWPWLENLGDELKAGTETVVSCSALKRSYRDLLRSRAAGPVTFVFLQGSRATLATRLAAREGHYMPLSLLDSQLQTLELPADERDVMTIEIDQSVERIVSIAIAHAATIAYRRAETAI is encoded by the coding sequence ATGTCGACGGCGGCATCACAACCTGTCTCTAGTTCGAACCTCGGCCCGCTCGTCGTCATGGGTGTGTCGGGATGCGGAAAGAGCTCGGTCGGCAAACTGCTTGCCTCCCAGCTCGGCTACCGGTTCATCGAAGGCGACAGCCGGCATCCGGAAGCAAGCGTAGAGAAAATGAGAGCGGGCATCGCCCTTGACGATGGTGACCGCTGGCCGTGGCTCGAGAACCTCGGGGACGAACTCAAAGCTGGCACGGAGACGGTCGTCTCGTGTTCGGCCCTCAAGCGCTCTTACCGCGATCTCTTGAGGTCACGGGCCGCCGGACCCGTGACCTTCGTCTTTCTTCAGGGATCGCGCGCAACGCTGGCGACACGATTGGCCGCCCGCGAGGGACACTACATGCCGCTTTCGCTTCTCGACAGCCAGCTGCAGACTTTGGAGCTGCCGGCCGACGAACGCGACGTCATGACCATCGAAATTGACCAGTCGGTCGAGCGGATTGTCTCGATCGCCATCGCACACGCTGCAACGATCGCCTATCGGCGCGCTGAAACAGCAATCTGA
- the gndA gene encoding NADP-dependent phosphogluconate dehydrogenase — protein MEKAEIGLIGLAVMGSNLALNIAEKGNRIAVFNRTPEKTDEFYESAGDLRKQIIPCRTIEEFVEAIRPPRPIIIMIKAGEAVDQQMEALRPYLQKNDIMIDAGNANFRDTTARFDRLKDTGLTFIGMGVSGGEEGARHGPSIMVGGTEDSWKRVEKVLTSIAAKYKGDPCVAWLGNDGAGHFVKTIHNGIEYADMQMIAEIYGILRDGLGKSAKEISGIFGEWNKARLNSYLIEISEKVLAATDPISGGAMVDMILDKAGQKGTGKWSAIEAQNMGIPATAIEAAVAARSLSSMKTEREAAEKIFGKPEYKFPITYGPELIKDLELALFAAKIGAYAQGFAVMAEASREFKWSLPMPVIAKIWRDGCIIRSQFLDEITSAFTNAPDAANLIVTPAFSDMVKDSLPALRRVAGAALQAGLPVPALTSALTYFDAYRQGRGTANLIQAQRDFFGAHGFDRVDGKDFHHGPWGSGAATF, from the coding sequence ATGGAAAAGGCAGAAATCGGGCTGATCGGCCTTGCGGTCATGGGTTCCAACCTGGCGCTCAACATCGCGGAGAAGGGCAACAGGATTGCCGTGTTCAACCGTACCCCTGAAAAGACGGATGAATTCTACGAGAGCGCCGGCGACCTCAGGAAGCAGATTATTCCCTGCAGGACGATCGAGGAATTCGTCGAGGCGATCCGGCCGCCGCGCCCGATCATCATCATGATCAAGGCCGGCGAGGCCGTCGATCAGCAGATGGAGGCGCTGCGTCCCTATCTGCAGAAGAACGACATCATGATCGACGCCGGCAATGCCAACTTCCGCGACACGACCGCACGCTTCGACCGGCTCAAGGATACCGGGTTGACCTTCATCGGTATGGGTGTTTCCGGCGGCGAGGAAGGTGCGCGTCACGGACCGTCAATCATGGTCGGTGGCACCGAGGATTCGTGGAAGCGCGTCGAAAAAGTGCTGACGTCGATTGCCGCCAAGTACAAGGGTGACCCGTGCGTTGCCTGGCTCGGCAACGATGGCGCCGGTCACTTCGTCAAGACGATCCACAACGGCATCGAATATGCCGACATGCAGATGATCGCCGAAATCTACGGCATCCTGCGTGACGGTCTTGGCAAGAGCGCCAAGGAGATCAGCGGCATCTTTGGCGAATGGAACAAGGCTCGCCTGAACTCCTACCTGATCGAGATCTCCGAAAAGGTCCTGGCGGCAACGGATCCGATTTCCGGCGGCGCGATGGTCGACATGATCCTCGACAAGGCCGGCCAGAAGGGCACCGGCAAGTGGTCGGCGATCGAAGCGCAGAACATGGGCATCCCGGCAACGGCGATCGAAGCGGCCGTCGCAGCCCGCAGCCTGTCGTCGATGAAGACCGAGCGCGAAGCCGCCGAGAAGATCTTCGGCAAGCCGGAATACAAATTCCCGATTACCTATGGTCCCGAACTCATCAAGGATCTGGAACTGGCTCTTTTCGCTGCCAAGATCGGCGCTTACGCTCAGGGTTTCGCGGTGATGGCGGAAGCCTCACGCGAGTTCAAGTGGTCGCTGCCGATGCCTGTCATCGCCAAGATCTGGCGCGACGGCTGCATCATCCGCTCGCAGTTCCTCGACGAGATCACCTCAGCCTTCACCAACGCGCCTGACGCTGCAAACCTCATCGTGACGCCTGCCTTCTCCGACATGGTCAAGGACTCGCTGCCGGCTCTGCGTCGCGTCGCCGGCGCGGCTCTCCAGGCAGGCTTGCCGGTTCCGGCGCTGACGTCGGCGCTCACCTATTTCGACGCCTACCGCCAGGGTCGCGGCACCGCCAACCTCATCCAGGCACAACGTGACTTCTTCGGCGCACACGGCTTCGACCGCGTCGACGGCAAAGACTTCCACCATGGCCCCTGGGGCAGCGGTGCAGCTACATTCTAG
- a CDS encoding 4-carboxy-4-hydroxy-2-oxoadipate aldolase/oxaloacetate decarboxylase, which produces MIKLNQKIERPSKDEIAAVAKFSPATIHEAQGRKGALSSRIKPVDHRMKLCGPAFTVKCAPRDNIMLQVAINYAQPGDIIVVSAGEYEEAGSFGDVLANACLAKGIGGLVTDTGVRDTVQLRELGFPVFSLSVCIKGTVKETLGATNEPITIGDEIINPGDIIVGDADGLVVVRKNEALDVAKLSQAREDAEAGYIAAYKAGKSVVEVSNLEAVLKAKGLVVEA; this is translated from the coding sequence ATGATCAAGCTGAACCAGAAGATTGAGCGTCCGTCCAAGGACGAGATCGCCGCCGTCGCCAAATTCTCGCCTGCAACGATCCACGAAGCCCAGGGCCGCAAGGGCGCACTTTCGTCGCGCATCAAGCCGGTCGATCATCGCATGAAGCTCTGCGGCCCCGCGTTTACTGTCAAGTGCGCGCCGCGTGACAACATCATGCTCCAGGTCGCGATCAACTACGCCCAGCCTGGCGACATCATCGTGGTCTCCGCCGGGGAATATGAGGAAGCTGGTTCCTTCGGCGACGTTCTGGCAAACGCCTGCCTTGCCAAGGGGATCGGTGGCCTCGTCACCGACACGGGTGTTCGTGACACGGTTCAGCTGCGTGAGCTCGGTTTCCCGGTGTTCTCTCTGAGTGTCTGCATCAAGGGTACGGTGAAAGAAACGCTCGGAGCAACCAACGAGCCGATCACGATCGGGGACGAAATCATCAATCCAGGTGACATCATCGTCGGCGATGCTGACGGCCTCGTTGTCGTCAGGAAGAACGAGGCGCTGGATGTCGCCAAGCTGTCGCAGGCCCGCGAGGACGCCGAAGCTGGCTATATCGCCGCCTACAAGGCTGGAAAGTCAGTCGTTGAAGTGTCCAATCTCGAGGCTGTGCTGAAGGCCAAGGGACTGGTCGTAGAAGCTTGA